A single genomic interval of Sceloporus undulatus isolate JIND9_A2432 ecotype Alabama chromosome 2, SceUnd_v1.1, whole genome shotgun sequence harbors:
- the LOC121924215 gene encoding interferon beta-like gives MTEKVESENETRGEFGRIKEVMNGNMSYKINKGRCSFLREILSQVPEIMSPKTNENAGLLCLMLLLPAHITALDCNFLQLEQERFNLQSLNLLKEQSTKVPQECLENMTTFTFSTQILKIHQPELAAKAVHEMLQGFFGIFSSDLLKTDWEPTFRQRFLNMLYAQTERIKRCLAGKKRRSQEEWKIKLRLKKYFQRMRHFLKEKGKDSCAWQSVKLEFRTSFIYIDILTKRMRI, from the exons ATGACTGAGAAAGTGGAAAGTGAAAATGAAACCAGGGGGGAATTCGGGAGAATCAAAGAGGTGATGAATGGAAACATGTCCTACAAAATAAATAAGGGAAGGTGCTCCTTTCTCAGGGAGATCCTTTCTCAAGTGCCTGAGATCATGTCACCCAAAACAAATGAGAACGCAGGGCTCTTGTGCCTAATGCTACTCCTACCTGCTCACATCACTGCACTGGACTGCAACTTTCTGCAACTTGAACAGGAAAGATTTAACTTGCAGAGCCTAAACCTACTGAAAGAGCAGAGCACAAAGGTTCCTCAAGAGTGCCTGGAGAATATGACCACCTTCACTTTTTCCACACAGATCCTGAAAATACACCAGCCAGAGCTTGCAGCAAAAGCAGTTCATGAAATGCTTCAGGGATTCTTTGGCATCTTCAGCAGTGATCTCTTGAAAACTGACTGGGAACCCACATTCAGACAAAG GTTTCTCAACATGCTCTATGCTCAAACTGAACGCATCAAGCGCTGCCTcgcaggaaaaaagagaaggagcCAAGAGGAGTGGAAAATCAAGCTGAGGCTGAAGAAGTATTTCCAGAGGATGAGACATTTTctcaaagagaaggggaaagactCCTGCGCTTGGCAGAGTGTGAAGCTGGAATTCCGGACTAGTTTCATCTATATTGACATACTGACAAAGAGAATGAGGATCTGA